The Sinomicrobium kalidii genome contains a region encoding:
- a CDS encoding efflux RND transporter periplasmic adaptor subunit: MKQLQYISIVLGILLLLARCGEPQKKSAEGEHGHHEEEHGGESADRVELTDVQLASIDLEYGTFTSLNVSGFVKANGILDLPPQNIVAITTPMNGMVKKANFLVGDFVKKGTVLAVLEHMDYVKMQEEYLGVLNNLDYLEAEYTRQKTLDSARVTSRKQFQKTASLYRSARAKKQALEKQLRYIGLSPERVAAGHISSTIALRAPISGYITRIAVHNGELARSEQEIYELVDNSHMHIELDVFEQDIRKVKTGQSIQFVVPGIGDGSYQGEVYLTGKSFDMDNKTVKVHGHIEGEHPDFIRGLYLEARIYTGKKEIRALPEDALVEEGGKTFVFVKNGGAVQEQEELHTHTDDEAQETPHGDKHGTAFTRVQVVPGIRDQGFVEIKEIRELPGNAEIVLKGAYYLYSEMKKGEGGHHHH; the protein is encoded by the coding sequence ATGAAACAGCTACAATATATTTCAATAGTACTGGGCATACTCCTCCTTTTGGCCCGGTGCGGGGAACCGCAAAAAAAATCTGCGGAAGGAGAACACGGACATCACGAAGAAGAGCACGGTGGTGAAAGTGCAGACCGGGTGGAGCTCACCGATGTCCAGCTGGCATCGATCGACCTGGAATACGGGACGTTCACATCACTCAATGTTTCCGGGTTTGTAAAAGCGAACGGCATACTCGACCTGCCACCGCAAAATATTGTGGCCATAACGACTCCCATGAACGGTATGGTAAAAAAGGCCAATTTCCTGGTAGGGGATTTTGTTAAAAAAGGAACAGTACTCGCCGTACTGGAGCATATGGATTATGTGAAGATGCAGGAAGAATACCTCGGTGTGCTGAATAACCTGGACTACCTGGAAGCCGAATACACCCGGCAGAAAACGCTCGATTCCGCGAGGGTCACTTCCAGGAAACAGTTTCAGAAAACCGCGTCCCTCTACCGCAGTGCCCGGGCCAAAAAACAGGCACTTGAAAAACAGCTCCGGTATATCGGGCTTTCTCCGGAACGTGTGGCGGCGGGGCATATTTCTTCTACCATCGCCCTGCGGGCACCCATCAGCGGTTATATCACCAGGATCGCGGTACATAACGGGGAACTGGCAAGATCGGAACAGGAGATCTACGAGCTGGTGGACAACAGCCATATGCATATTGAACTGGATGTCTTTGAACAGGACATCCGCAAGGTAAAAACAGGGCAGTCCATACAGTTTGTGGTTCCCGGTATCGGGGATGGAAGTTATCAGGGTGAAGTCTATCTCACCGGGAAATCCTTCGATATGGACAACAAGACCGTAAAGGTACATGGTCATATTGAAGGGGAACACCCGGATTTTATACGCGGCTTATATCTCGAAGCAAGGATTTACACCGGGAAGAAAGAGATCCGTGCACTACCGGAAGATGCCCTTGTCGAAGAAGGGGGAAAGACATTTGTGTTTGTCAAAAACGGGGGAGCGGTACAGGAGCAAGAAGAACTTCATACACATACGGATGACGAAGCGCAAGAAACACCACATGGCGATAAGCACGGAACCGCATTTACCAGGGTACAGGTAGTCCCCGGGATCAGGGACCAGGGATTTGTTGAAATAAAGGAAATACGGGAACTGCCCGGAAACGCGGAGATCGTGTTAAAAGGGGCGTATTACCTTTATTCCGAAATGAAAAAGGGAGAAGGCGGGCATCATCATCATTAA